The following coding sequences are from one Triticum dicoccoides isolate Atlit2015 ecotype Zavitan chromosome 4A, WEW_v2.0, whole genome shotgun sequence window:
- the LOC119285617 gene encoding receptor-like protein kinase FERONIA produces the protein MRGGPRCALLLLVAAAALVPAARAQGATAPAPSAGAPFVPRDDILLDCGATGKGNDTDGRQWDGDAGSKYAPPNLASASAGAQDPSVPQVPYLTARVSAAPFTYSFPLGPGRKFLRLHFYPANYSNRDAADAFFSVSVPAAKVTLLSNFSAYQTTTALNFAYIVREFSVNVTGQNLDLTFTPEKGHPNAYAFINGIEVVSSPDLFGIATPQFVTGDGNSQPYEMDPAAALQTMYRLNVGGQAISPSKDSGGARSWDDDTPYIYGAGAGVSYQNDPNVTIIYPDNVPGYVAPSDVYATARSMGPDKGVNMAYNLTWILQVDAGYQYLVRLHFCEIQSPFTKPNQRVFNIYLNNQTAIEGADVIQWADPNGIGTPVYKDYVVSTVGSGILDFWVALHPDAETKPQYYDAILNGMEVFKLQLTNGSLVGLNPVPSADPPAHSGSGDKKSKVAPIVGGVIGGLAVLALGYCCFICKRRRKAAKASGMSDGHSGWLPLSLYGHSHTSSSAKSHATGSYASSLPSNLCRHFSFAEIKAATKNFDESRILGVGGFGKVYHGEIDGGTTKVAIKRGNPLSEQGIHEFQTEIEMLSKLRHRHLVSLIGYCEEKNEMILVYDYMAHGTLREHLYKTQNAPLSWRQRLEICIGAARGLHYLHTGAKHTIIHRDVKTTNILLDEKWVAKVSDFGLSKTGPSMDHTHVSTVVKGSFGYLDPEYFRRQQLTEKSDVYSFGVVLFEVLCARPALNPTLAKEEVSLAEWALHCQKKGILDQIVDPYLKGKIVPQCFKKFAETAEKCVADNGIERPSMGDVLWNLEFALQMQESAEESGSIGCGMSDEGTPLVMVGKKDPNDPSIDSSTTTTTTTSLSMGDQSVASIDSDGLTPSAVFSQIMNPKGR, from the coding sequence ATGAGAGGAGGCCCGAGATGCGCGCTCCTGCTCCTCGTGGCCGCCGCGGCGCTTGTCCCCGCGGCGCGGGCGCAGGGGGCGACCGCGCCCGCGCCCTCGGCGGGGGCCCCGTTCGTGCCGCGGGACGACATCCTGCTCGACTGCGGCGCCACGGGGAAGGGGAACGACACGGACGGCCGCCAGTGGGACGGCGACGCCGGGTCCAAGTACGCGCCGCCCAACCTCGCCTCGGCCAGCGCCGGGGCGCAGGACCCCTCCGTGCCGCAGGTGCCCTACCTCACCGCGCGGGTCTCGGCGGCGCCCTTCACCTACTCCTTCCCGCTCGGCCCCGGCCGCAAGTTCCTCAGGCTGCACTTCTACCCGGCCAACTACTCCAACCGCGACGCCGCCGACGCCTTCTTCTCCGTCTCCGTCCCGGCCGCCAAGGTCACGCTCCTCTCCAACTTCAGCGCCTACCAGACCACCACGGCGCTCAACTTCGCCTACATCGTGCGCGAGTTCTCCGTCAACGTCACCGGCCAGAACCTCGACCTCACCTTCACCCCGGAGAAGGGCCACCCCAACGCCTACGCCTTCATCAACGGCATCGAGGTCGTCTCCTCCCCTGACCTCTTTGGCATCGCCACGCCGCAATTCGTCACCGGTGATGGCAACAGCCAGCCATACGAGATGGATCCTGCTGCTGCTCTGCAGACCATGTATCGGCTCAACGTCGGAGGCCAGGCCATCTCCCCTTCCAAGGACTCCGGCGGGGCTCGGTCATGGGACGACGACACGCCTTACATCTATGGTGCAGGGGCTGGGGTATCGTACCAGAACGATCCCAATGTCACAATCATCTACCCTGACAATGTGCCGGGATATGTGGCACCTTCGGATGTCTACGCCACCGCGCGATCAATGGGGCCAGACAAGGGTGTAAACATGGCCTACAATCTCACCTGGATATTGCAGGTGGATGCTGGGTACCAATACCTTGTGAGGCTCCATTTCTGTGAGATACAATCCCCATTTACTAAACCCAATCAGCGGGTGTTCAACATCTACCTCAACAACCAGACTGCCATTGAAGGTGCTGATGTGATCCAGTGGGCGGATCCCAATGGTATTGGTACCCCAGTGTACAAGGACTATGTGGTGAGCACTGTGGGTTCTGGGATTTTGGATTTCTGGGTGGCTCTACACCCAGATGCAGAGACGAAGCCACAGTACTATGATGCTATTCTCAATGGGATGGAGGTGTTCAAGCTGCAACTTACTAATGGGAGCCTCGTGGGGCTCAATCCTGTCCCAAGTGCTGATCCACCAGCGCATAGCGGGTCAGGAGACAAGAAATCTAAAGTCGCGCCTATTGTTGGTGGAGTAATTGGAGGTTTGGCAGTGCTTGCGCTTGGATATTGCTGCTTCATCTGCAAGCGTCGGAGGAAAGCGGCCAAGGCTAGCGGCATGAGTGACGGCCATTCTGGTTGGCTGCCATTGTCGCTGTATGGCCATTCACACACTTCAAGCTCAGCCAAGTCGCATGCTACAGGGAGTTATGCTTCATCTTTGCCGTCCAACCTGTGCCGCCATTTCTCCTTTGCAGAGATCAAGGCCGCAACCAAAAACTTTGATGAGTCACGGATCCTTGGCGTTGGTGGGTTCGGTAAAGTCTACCATGGAGAGATTGACGGGGGCACAACTAAGGTGGCTATCAAGCGTGGCAATCCCTTGTCTGAGCAGGGCATACATGAGTTCCAGACTGAAATTGAAATGTTGTCAAAGCTCCGGCACCGTCATCTTGTGTCGCTGATTGGTTACTGCGAGGAGAAGAACGAGATGATCCTGGTCTATGACTACATGGCTCATGGAACTCTGCGTGAGCACCTATACAAGACCCAGAATGCACCGCTTAGCTGGAGGCAGCGTTTGGAGATCTGCATCGGTGCAGCTCGTGGGCTTCACTACCTTCACACCGGTGCAAAGCACACCATTATCCACCGTGATGTGAAGACGACAAACATCCTCCTGGATGAGAAATGGGTTGCCAAGGTTTCAGATTTTGGTCTGTCCAAGACTGGGCCATCGATGGATCACACACATGTGAGCACAGTTGTCAAGGGCAGTTTTGGTTATCTAGATCCTGAATATTTCCGCAGGCAGCAGCTCACTGAGAAATCTGATGTGTATTCGTTTGGCGTGGTGCTGTTCGAGGTCCTTTGTGCTCGGCCTGCCTTGAACCCCACTCTTGCAAAGGAAGAAGTTAGCTTGGCAGAGTGGGCACTGCACTGCCAAAAGAAGGGAATTCTTGATCAGATTGTTGATCCCTACCTGAAGGGAAAGATTGTTCCGCAGTGCTTCAAGAAGTTTGCCGAGACGGCTGAGAAGTGTGTTGCCGACAATGGCATCGAGCGCCCTTCGATGGGAGATGTGCTTTGGAACTTGGAGTTTGCTCTTCAGATGCAGGAAAGCGCGGAGGAGAGTGGAAGCATTGGGTGCGGGATGTCAGATGAGGGCACTCCCCTCGTGATGGTTGGAAAGAAGGATCCCAATGACCCATCAATTGATTCCAGCACCACTACGACCACAACAACTTCCCTAAGCATGGGTGACCAAAGTGTCGCGAGCATCGATTCGGATGGGCTGACGCCGAGCGCGGTGTTCTCACAGATCATGAACCCCAAGGGGCGGTGA